AGGATGGATGTAATGGTTCCAAAGGAAGTTAACTTCAAACACGATACTTACCACTTTATCTAGTATCTCTGCATAAGGGACCAGCTTCTTGACATTCCAAACATTACCATCAAATGGCATAAACTCAATAAATCGAACATTAATAGGCTTGTGTCTAGTCAATTCAACAAAATCGCAAATTTCATCATCATTCATTCCACGCATGATAACACAGTTAATCTGGCAGCATAAAAAGGATGATGGGAAATATGTCAAGAAATTATGTATGGTGTGAAGTGAATATATCTCTACTTTTTGAAACGATATTCGAAAACAAAGGACTGAAATAATTTAGCATGCGAAAAAACTGCATACCTTAACGGGGTCATATCCAAGTTGTATGGCAGTATCTATTGATTCCATGACCTTCGAGTGCCCTTTACGCCTCGTCATGAATTCAAACTTTGCAGGGATTAATGTGTCCAAGCTAATATTTAAAGCGCTAAGACCACATTCTTTCAGTCTCGGGAGCTTCTTGGAAAGAACGATGCCATTTGTGGTCATCGCAATAGTTTTCAGCCCCTTTAGGCCagaaagatgcaagcaaatatcTTCAAGGTCTTTTCTAACGGTTGGTTCTCCACCAGTTAACCTGATCTTGTCCACACCAGAAGTAACAAAAAGATTTGCAATTCGGATTATCTCATCATGTGACAGAAGCTCTGCCTTCGGTGTGAGCTCGACTCCTTCGGCAGGCATGCAGTACTGACATCTCAGGTTACAGCGCTCGGTCAAGGAGATCCTCAAGTAGTTGTGGAACCTCCCGAACGAATCGACAAGCATATCCGATGACGGTGTTTCCACTGGTTGCACTTCTGGCTTTGTAGCACAACAAGTCGAATATGCATTGGAGCACCTATGGCCGTAGTTGACTCTGGTTGGAGCGGAATTGCTGGTCAGACTTCGGAGTCCTACTCTCATCGGATCAACCTGCAAAATAAAATTAAGAAAACTCGACAAGGTTAGTCTAGGCAATTTGATCATATCGAAAACTGCTAGCTCGTCTCCAAATCGACATTGAAAAAAAAATCCGCACAATCGAGCAGAACGGGGAATAGATAGAGCGCGGGTCTAGGAGCAGGCACCTGGTGGTCGGGGACGTTGAGGCGGTGGAGCTGGTGGTGCGGCCACTTCCCGGCGACGGGAGCGGAGAGGGGGCGGGGGGCGGGAGCAGcagccggcggcggggcggtgggggagcagctcgaggtcgtcgccggcgagctcCATGGGCCCCTCTCCTCCGTCACGGCTCCGCAGGAGACGGGGAGGCGGGAGACGGGCGGGGAGGTCGGAGGGGCGAGGCAGGGAGGCCGCCGGGAggcggagaggaggcggcggcggagggtggAGGTCAcatgggaggcggcgggctgcATCGAGTAGGTGGGGGAGGCGACTGACCGGTGGGGTCAAGCTGGAGTGTACGGCCCCGGTTGGACTCGGGGGCTGGAGTGAGCTGGTCGCTGGTCGCTGATCGCTACCCGTATTCCAATGAAAGGAACAGGatagatttgatttgatttgattatATTCCAACTGATCAATCAAGCAGGCAAATGGGAATCGAAGACGAACTCAACATCTGATGGAACACGGGGGAGTACGTATGAGCTGATGCACGCAACGCTTGGCCGAACCGGTGGGCCGACCAATGGCTACGGAAGATTTCTTACTGAACTGTTTTACAGCGTGACGTGGCTTTCTTTGCTTGGCTGAGAGGACTCACAAGGAAATGTAATGAGGGAGCATCTCCTTTTTTTGCGGAATGTTTTTTTATTACTCAATCGAAGTGTCTTTACAATCATGAGCTGCAATTTCGAGGACCTCCGGCGGCCCTGATCCAATCCAGGTCTGTCGCGAAATCCCATTGTTAGAGTTTAGACATGTATGGAGCTCTCTCATGCGTTTGGATTTTGAGTCGTCGGATTAGCTGTCCAAAATACTTCTGGCCGTCTGATCTATTGATGGATTGATCCTGGTCGTCGGATGAGAGCAAACACTGCTACAATGAATAGTGCGCGTCGTTTTTCACTCGTGCTACCTTCCCGTCTCTTCATGACAGGTGGAGTGGGCCGTTGTTGTCACTAACTGTGGAAGTGGGTATGGCCTGTGCTGGTTTTAATGGGCGCTGGGGTCGTGCCACCGCCTGCAATTTTGACCACTCGCCAAGGGCATTTGAGGAATTTCGCATGGCCAACTCCGCGTGGATTCCCCTGATTTGTTGCCCTGTCCCCAATCGGGTGAGAGGCTAGGTTTCGGTCTCCCCCCCCCCTTCTCTCGCACCCCTCGCATCTCTTGCGTGCCGCCGCCGCTCCTCTGCCCTCGCTCTCTCTCCGGCCCGAGCCGCCACAACTCCTCTGCGCCTTCCTCCTCCTACAAACAAGGTCGCCCGCAGCACTCCCTTGTGGCCATGTCATGGAGGGGAAGACAGCCTCAGTGAATAAGGAGATCCCTCACCATgccgtgagagagagggagatggaAGGAGAAAGCGGTTCTCCTCGGCATGGGGAAGTGGCCCATGGCGGCGCTGAATCTGTTGGCCGCCGCTCCCCGTGCGCTCTTCTCTCTTCCTCGCCTttttccctcgcgccgccactcaGTCGACTGTTGGCCTGCTGGTTCCATCGACCAGGAGACTTCCCCGTGTCATCCCTCATCTCGAGCCACGCCCCCTCGCCGCCGGCTTGACCATAGAGCTGCGATGGCTGCACCGCCGGAGAGGATGCCAAGATGAGGAAGTAAGTCATCCCCGTGCCCTCTCCTTCCCCATTCTTCTTTCCCTCTCCAAGATTGATCTGATGATGCATTTCCTCCTCCCTAAATCACCTATTGGACTTTGTAGAATGAACATGGGTTGCACATTTGGATGAAGGTATCGGACCGTCTGTGATGACGTGAGATTGAATTCATCTTGGACGCCGGCGTGCTGTCGAAGGAGGTATTTTTCTGGTCCCTTGCCTGGCCCTCTACTACCTTTTGCCAAGATCTGATGCTTATATAGGTCTATTTTGCCCTGTTTCACATAGATGCATTAGCATTTGTTCTCCTAATTGGTGGCTGGTAGTGCTCTTCTGCCTATAGTGAATAGGTTGTTGCTCTTGAGGAGTGGTCAACCACGTTGCTTCGTTGCGCAGGTGCTTGTCTTTTTCACCTTCTAATATTTTGGCATTACATCCTATCCGGCTTCCTCTGTTTTGGCATCATGTGTGTTCATTGTATATAttcgatgatatgtttattttggcGTTATGTGTTCATGTTGTTTGTTGAAGGATCTGCATCTTAGGTGCGGGTCTGTATATATTATGGCATCACGTGGCCTATTTCGGCGTTGTTTGTTCATGTCTCCACAAGTTTCAGGTTTTGACCGCATTGCAATCTACGCATCTATTTTCAGTTGAATTAAGGAATATTTCTCACTATGGTTGATGCTAGATGCAGCGGGGGTGTATTGAAGACAGTTTCAAGCTGATCAGGTGGTCGCCGTCAAGGGTGATGTTCCCAACTGGAGGAACTACAACAAACTCTCTATATCCAGCTGTTAAATTCACCACTGAATGACCGAATCAGCTTCAGCCTAAAGTTTGACCTCGAAAGGTCAGTTATGTGTATCTATGAGCATTGATGTTACTCTTTTTTAAGATGAGCTCTGCTCTTCACTTGattaatgatgacccacaagtataggggatcaattgtagctcttttcgataagtaagagtgtcgaacccaacgaggagcagaaggaaatgacaagtggttttcagcaaggtaatgtctgcaagtgctgaaattgtaagtaacagagtagtttgatagcaagatattttctaatgagcaagtaatgataatggtagcaaaagtgcagcaagatagcccaatccttttgaggcaaaggacaagccaaaacggtctcttatagtaagcaaagcgttcttgagggtacatgggaatttcatctagtcactttcatcatgttgattcgattcatgttcgctactttgataatttgatatgtgggtggaccggtgcttaggttttgttcttacttgaacaaacctcctacttatgattaaccctcccacaagcatccgcaactacgagaaaagtattcagaataaattctaaccatatcattaaacttttggatccaatcggtcccttacagaatagtgcataaactagggtttaagtttctgtcactctcgcaacccatcatctattaactactccacaatgcattcccttagacccaaatatggtgaagtgtcatgtagtcgacgttcacatgacaccactaagggaatcacaacatacatactatcaaaatatcgaacacacatcaagttcacatgattacttgcagcatgatttctcacgtgacctcaagaaaaaaagtaactactcacaaatgataatcatgctcaagatcagaggggtattaaatagcataatggatttgaacatataatcttccaccaaataaaccatatagtaatcaactacaagatgtaatcaacactactagtcacccacaagcaccaacctatagttccggtaacaagatcgaacacaagagatgaactagggtttgagatgagacagtgttgttgaagatgttgatggagattgccctccccaagatgggagagttgttggtgatgatgatgacgatgatttccccctccgagagggaagttcccccggcggaattgctccgccagagggcaaaagtgctcctgcccaagttccgcctcgagacggcggcgctccgtcccgaaagtcctcttcttatttttttttataggtcaaaatgacttatataccagaagatgggcaccggaggtggccctgggtgagcacaacccaccagggcgcgcctgggctccctggcgcgcctaggtgggttctgcccacttggtggcccccctctagtacttatttgctccaatattcttcatatattccataaaaattctccgtaaagtttcagcttgtttggagttgtgcagaataggtagcctgacgtagcttttccaggtccagatttccagctgtcggaattctccctctttatgtgtaccttgcaaattatgagagaaaaggcattagaattactccaaaaggcattattatgcataaaaacaccataaataacagtaggaaaacatgatgcaaaatggacgtatcaattaatTATGTTCTATAGGGAGAGGAGGCAAATGAGTTGGGATGATCTGCATCGCCTCTAGCTGCACCGGATTCAGAGAATCCCTATAGCAGGGTTGCCTCTTGTGAATCTGTCTGATGTGATGTTTATACTCATATTGAATGTTTGAGTGTGTTATCCTGAATACATGATTATCTGCATGGTATATCTGGCAATTCTTCATTTTCCTTATTATATTAAGAGGTAAGATGCCTGAACTTTGCATATTTTCATAAAGTTGACATTTAATTACCTATAGTATTCTTTTTCAAGGATCGGAAATTACCCGGTTACATTCCTTACTAAGAAGATCTGCTAGGGGACTAGGAATGCCTGAAACCACAATCTGATCCTCCTATTCTCTAGTAAGAGCAGCCAGCTCATAGGCCAGGGAAAAGTTGCCTACGTGTATATTGTATTGCTGGTAGTTCGGATAGTCAGATTTAAAAATAACATTTTGCCATGGTCGTACAATTAGGTACATGGAGTACATTAGTTGCATAGGTTTCGTAATACACGGTTCCCATGATGTATGCCAACAGAGCTCCCGATTGACTGATGGTGTTCAAATATATAAGAGTACTTTCATATGATGGTTACCTGCAACTCTAACTATGAAAACTAGAAGTGAGTTTTTTCCATCGTTTTCCTATAAAATTATTAATGTGATTGCTTTCCTCTCTATTTTTCTTGTGGAAGACATATAGGGTTGTGCCATAATTATATTATAGGCATGAACAAAATAAGTGTTTCTCGAATACATGAACAAAATAAGTTATATTTGCTCCAAACCTGCAAATTTGTTATTGGAGTTTTATGTTTGTTCCAGTTGACACTAAAACATACTTGCATTAGTTATGTCATTTTTATGAGGTTGTATGCAGCAAACAGCATGTTGCAGTCATTTTTCTATATCCAGTCTGCACAGAAACACACGATATGCACTCTCCTTACAAGCGAGCAATGGAGGATCTCactgttagtataagaaaccaattCACTATTCTAACTCTGTTTTTTTACTGCAGTAACATACTTTGTTCATAAGATTGTTGTTATATTCTGAGCACAATCTTTGATGTTTTTTGTTTCCCTTGTGCTTAGGCACACAATCTGGGCACACATATTTTCATCAGGTGTTTTTGTCATTGATAACTATTGCATGTGATTTTTGGTAGGGCTAAGGTGACAGAAACTCTTAAGTGGAAGCTGGAATACTGTCTGGAGTCGTGTAAGTTCAGTAGCTATTTTCTAGCTCACTGGCTAAATAAAATGATGTCCACAAGTTGTTTTTTCTATTGCTTGGATAAATAATTCTTGCTTCCCTTGATTTGAGAAATAGTTATCTGTCGGCTCGAGAAGGGATAGTGTGTCGGTGGCTTAGCTCCCTTTCTCTATAGTCCATGGAGCACAGATATGGAAGAGTTTAGAGGATATGTAATCAAGCCTTGCTACCCCTTTGCCTTTTGTTTTGTTTGATTTGAGAATAGAATCATTGGTGATATGTATTTTAGATTTAGCTCATCGCAAAGAGTATAGGATGCGTGAGGCATGAAGTTTTGAAGCTTTTTAGGGCTATCCTCTTTCTCCTGTTGTAAATTATCTGACTTTTTTGTCTTATCTTAATTAGCTTTATTTGAACTCTGCTTTATAAGAAGTTATATGCAATGTGAAActtatttggtgtgttcatgcttCCTATTATAAATATATATTTTTCAAAATTCTCCGCTTTTATATGCCGACAGATAATTTATTCTGCATGCCCACTTCAATCTCTGTTTTAACTACTCTATGTACACATATAAATTGTGAATAAATGGGAAAAGTTTGATTATTCCAGGTTGAGTACGTGGTCTAATCATATACGCACAAGCTTTACTTTCTGTCATGAATCTGAGAGGGTATTGATGGTGTGCACCAGAGGCAACTAAAGGTAAATCAGTACTTCCAATTCTATGTACACATGCAAAAGGATTGTATTTGTAATGAAAATAAGACCCGAGTTTCATTGTATGATGACAAGATGATTAAGAAGTCTTCtattttgttgcattttttatTATACTCTTTCTGAGCATCCTTCTATGTTTTATTTTCATACTTTCAAGCCCCAATTCAGTATCTTTGTTATCCATGTGCTTACTGTCTTTTGTGTATTTGTATTTTGTCTCACAGACAATGATGCAGAACTGAGTACTGCAAGTATTGGGCCACTCTCACGTGAGTTAGTTTTCTCTTCTCAATTTGATTACTCTATTAGATTGCAAGTTCATATTTCAAACTGAGTAAGTTGCATCCCAAAACGTTATAGCTAACATCGTTGGTTAGATACTTAAATTGATAGCTTCAACCTTAAATTGGTTTTCCTTTTCCCTTGGATTGTAGTCTTTTATCTTTTGTACATTGCTCTGAAACATTTTGTGCTTATGATGCCATGATTGTTCTGATCAGAAAAGTTGCATGTTTACTGAATTCTTTTTGTCTCTTTTGCAAATATATTGATTTAGCTTCTTATGCATTAAGAAAAATGGTAAATACCTTTATCTGAATGCTTACGGGCTCTGAATGAAGATATGGGTATAGCTTGGTTGTGTGGGATATGAAGGGTGTCTTGCCACAAACAATTGTAATTTGAGAAGCACTTATAAGAAAGTGGAGTGAGAGATGCATCTCCAAGATTTGCTATTATGTAGTGCCTATGATAAATTTATTCATTCCACAATGCTGGTGGAGGCCTCCTCGAGCTTTGTAATAAAGTTAGTGGTAAAACAACACTTAATATAGTACTTGCACACAATTTTTGATCTTTTTATACCATGTGAGAACTGATGTGGAGGTGAAAGCATGTAATTCATTAGAGTTTAATGGACAAGTGGAATTTGTTTTTGAGTTTTCAGATCTTAAATGTGCTCATACTATAGCCATTTCTTTTGAATTTAAATAGGCCCTCCGATGTTCTAATAACAATCCACCGGTTTTACTGATGCCACTACCACTGAAATCTATGATTTTGCAATCAGAGGGATTGTGATATATTTATTTGTGTGGCACCGTCTTCTGCTATGTTAGGTATGCATCCTTAGGCAGGGGAGCTTCCCCTGCACCTTTGTAAGTGATAGGAAAGTATATCCTAATGATTGATGTCATAGAGCAAAGGTTCGCCTTTGAAGAGAGATTTACTTGAGTTTACATTAACTCTTTCCAAAAAGGTTTTTTGGGCACAGTTTGACATGTATGTGATATCACCATAGGTTTGACATGTATGCATGTGTTGTTTGCATGATTAGGTCACTAAACAATCGTAGGGCAGTCAACATTTTCTCTATCCACACCTCTCATGGATGCGTCCCTTGCTAGCTCCTCCATGTTTGGTTTATCCTAGTAAGATCCATGTCATGAATATTCTTGAATGCACATATTGATATTTCTTGGGTAATCGCGCATTCAGGATTATTGCAATGGATTGTGGTATGCTTGGAGCACAAACAGGATTATGTTATGTGTCGAGTACTGAAACTTATATTGTTCTGTTCATTCCCATTTTCTTATAAGATCGGTTATTCATAAGTAGGTATACACATGTTTACCTTCTTCTACTAAATGCACTATATTCTTAAAGGGAAGGATGCTATCAAGGTCATCCCAAGGTCGTTCTCAATGCTGTTCTTGCTGAGATGGGTTTGCCCAATGCAAAGTGCATGACTTGCGTGTGCCATCGTGTTTAAGGGTGCTACTGTCTACTTGTGGCATTCATTGGAACTGATAAAAAATTATGGCGAACCAGCTGCTGATGTTAATGAGGCCATGCAAAGTGCTGCTACTGAGTGTCTGAGATGTCTCGTGGGCACCATGAGAGATTGAGTTTGATTGCCCACAAGTGAAAAATATGAAGGATGAGATGGGACCCCTCCCACGCAATATCGATGATAAGGACACAGAATCAAGACTGGAGAGAAAGGCGGAGAAGGACCTACATGCCAGGAGCCTAAGCAAACAATGGGGTTCATTTGCAGATGACATACTTGATTCTGGAGATCGTATTGGCAAAGTTGCATTCAACTATCTGCCTTCAGGTTCTTCTGCTGCTGCTACAGGCGATGTAACCTACGGTTTCTGTAGTATTATTCAAGAAGTCGAGAACCTTGACCACCTGTCTATGATGGCAACTGATGCGGTCCAGGCCATAGGCATCTATCCATTTGATGCAGAGTTTGACTGCTCAACATATGATGAATTCCCTGCTTACTGCCCATCTAATTCTACTGAAGGTGACTATGGTGCAAGCCACTTCAATGATGAAGACTTCCTCAATGACGATAATGCTTAATGAATCGGCCATAAGAGAAAATAAGGTGCTTTTGGTGTATCTCCAGGCTTTCTGAGTTGGTGCAAATATGCATCTGTTCTGCCCCTATTGGACATTATGTGTGCTCTGGATGGGTCATATCAGGCAGTCAATGTCTATATAAGAATGCCAACCCCTTGCCTATTGTAGTCTAAATATATGTGTATCCTACCTTGGTGCTACCAGACAGACTGGATGCTATTCAGTATCATGCACATACCCCATTGTTATTATTGGTAAAAACATATGTACCACATTTATATCTTTCCTTGCAAACTATGCTTAATACCAATGTACATCAGTCCTTTCCTTCATAATGTACTCCTGGTCCTATTTTATCTGTCCAACAATTAAGACTATAGAAGGTATCATGCCTTGCTTTGAGTTATTTTCACTCTACTTTAAATATTTATTAGATTTTTCTTATTTATGTTCTGCTTTTAATCACCTTCAATTATATTGTTACTGGGTTACTAATGGTAACACGCCCAATTAACCTAATAGATTATTTTACCTTTTCAATGAATATAGCTCTCTGCTATCTGTGTTACCATCATCGGAAGGCGAGGGTACAATTCATGCATTCGAACTTGCTAATTTTGATGACGCCATAGTAATGGCATCGGTGAAAATCGATCTCCGACCCCACAACAAAAGCATATCGCCAAATCAACAGGAATTTTATGGAGAATCAACTCAGCTTGCCAGCAATGCTACTGAATCAACATGTTCTGTTGCTTTAGCCTATCTACTGACCATGGGCATAATTACAATAGATGATGCCAACTCGGTGGAGCTCAAGAAATGCCAAAGACAACTCAAAGCTAAGCAGGTCATCAGTGCTATATGATCGTGCGCAATCCTTTCAGAAACAACTCGCCTCTTTGACCATGACAAAAGAAGGCACTCATTCGGAGAGCAGTGACGATAAcactctgatacgtccattttgcatcatgttttcctactgttatttatgatgtttttatgcataataatgtttcttggagtaattctaatgccttttctctcataatatgcaaggtacacacaaagagggagaattctggcagttagaaatctggacctggaaaagctacgtcaggctacctattctgcacaactccaaacaagctaaaactttacggagaatttttatggaataaatgaggaatattggagcaaataagtaccggagggggccaccctggttagcacaagacaccagggcgcgcctgggcccccaggcgcgccctggtgggttgtgctcatccagtcccacctccggtgcccatcttctggtatataagtcattttgacctagaaaaaataaggagaggactttcgggacgaagcgccgccgtctcgaggcggaacttgggcaggagcacttttgccctccggcgtagcgattccgccgggggaacttccctcccggagggggaaatcattgtcatcatcatcaccaacaactctcccatcttggggagggcaatcttcatcaacatcttcgacaacaccatctcatctcaaaccctagttcatctcttgtgttcaatctttgtaccggaactatagattggtgcttgtgggtgactagtagtgttgattacatcttgtagttgattactatatggtttatttggtggaagattatatgttcagatccattatgatatttaatacccctctgatcttttgcatgattatcatttgtgagtagttacttttgttcttgaggtcacggtggaaatcatgttgcaagtaatcatgtgaactttatatgtgttcgatattttgatagtatgtatgttctgattcccttagtggtgtcatgtgaacgtcgactacatgacacttcaccatatttgggcctaagggaatgcaatgtggagtagttattagatgatgggttgtgagagtgacagaagcttaaaccctagtttatgcgctattctgtaaggatctgattggatccaaaagtttaatgctatggttagaatttattcttaatacttttctcgtagttgtggatgcttgtgggagggttaaccataagtaggaggtttgttcaagtaagaacaacacctaagcaccggtccacccacatatcaaattatcaaagtagcgaacataaatcgaaccaacatgatgaaagtgactagatgaaattcctgtgtaccctcaagaacgctttgcttactataagagaccgttttggcctatcctttgcctgaaaaggattgggctaccttgctgcacttttgttactactatcattacttgctcattagaaaatatcttgctatcaaactactctgttacttacaatttcggcacttgcagacattaccttgctgaaaaccacttgtcatttccttctgctcctcgttgggttcgacactcttacttatcgaaaagagctacaattgatcccctgtacttgtgggtcatcacactccAGCAGCTAAAAGTGTCAATTAGTGGTAATCACAGTATTGGTTAGCTTTTCACTCGCATTACTGTAAAACAACATATCATCTTACATACAAATGAACATTGACCTCTAGGATGGCCTCACCGAAACTGCGGGCTCACTGCCACCAAACGAAGAAACATCAAACGAGTAACATACTCTCCCTCGTACTCTTCAGACTTTTACAACTATATGCATTACTCATGTTTGTTGCTTTCCTAGTGAAACAGACCACATGCCCAAAAACCAAAGTCCCAGCCTACTGCCCGCAGCACTTTAGTCTTTAAAGACTAAATGCACGGATCGCATGTAAGCCAGTTTCTAAAATTATTTCCTATGGCAGCTACAGAATATATCAGTATTTAAGCAGCATATCTGCTCTTCTCTTTAGCTATCGACTGTCATTATGAATCTCGAAAGACACGCTTCATTCCTATGCCTCTTATAAGCTTGTTGCCATATGCACTTTGCCTCTATTTGGACTACGTAACACTATCTGTCCTGGTAAAATTATCTTCCCTATAGGTACAAGCCTGAATTTGTGCTCTCTTTTGGTAGACGCGGTATGTAATAACGAATCACGTCGACCTCTGTCTAAATGCATGGAACTTGGTACTGAGTTATCTAAACTGCTGTCCAGGATTCAATTCATACTTTATTTACCTATAATATGGTATGTAATGACAAGGAAGTCGAGGACCTTTTGTAGTTGCGTGAACCAACTGCTACGTACTAAATATGTATAGCTTGCTTTTGGACTGAAACCTTTTGTTTTTTGCTGGACCAATTGCTATGTATTGAATGTGTATGTATCGATGCAATGCTTCTGATCTAAACTTCATATATTAGATCTATAAACACAACTACATTATGCTATT
This window of the Triticum aestivum cultivar Chinese Spring chromosome 5D, IWGSC CS RefSeq v2.1, whole genome shotgun sequence genome carries:
- the LOC123119502 gene encoding GTP 3',8-cyclase, mitochondrial encodes the protein MQPAASHVTSTLRRRLLSASRRPPCLAPPTSPPVSRLPVSCGAVTEERGPWSSPATTSSCSPTAPPPAAAPAPRPLSAPVAGKWPHHQLHRLNVPDHQVDPMRVGLRSLTSNSAPTRVNYGHRCSNAYSTCCATKPEVQPVETPSSDMLVDSFGRFHNYLRISLTERCNLRCQYCMPAEGVELTPKAELLSHDEIIRIANLFVTSGVDKIRLTGGEPTVRKDLEDICLHLSGLKGLKTIAMTTNGIVLSKKLPRLKECGLSALNISLDTLIPAKFEFMTRRKGHSKVMESIDTAIQLGYDPVKINCVIMRGMNDDEICDFVELTRHKPINVRFIEFMPFDGNVWNVKKLVPYAEILDKVRQHFKGVERLQDHPSDTAKNFKIDGHVGTISFITSMTEHFCAGCNRLRLLADGNFKVCLFGPSEVSLREPIHSGLDDAGLKEIISAAVKRKKAKHAGMFDIAKTANRPMIHIGG